From the genome of Spinacia oleracea cultivar Varoflay chromosome 2, BTI_SOV_V1, whole genome shotgun sequence, one region includes:
- the LOC110787938 gene encoding nitrile-specifier protein 5 encodes MAFHGQWSKFVQKGTGPGARSSHAIAIVGRKLYAFGGEYIPRVPVDNKLYVFDLEEDQTWSVNEASGDIPPPRVGVSMAAVNDIIYVFGGRDVEHKELNELYSFHTTTNKWTLLSSGETGPVHRSYHSTATDDHHMYIFGGCGFSGRLNDLWAYDTIDQKWVMFPLPGGNCKGRGGTGLAVVQDKVWVVYGFAGKEMDDVHCFDLTQKKWGEVETSGEKPTPRSVFSTGVVGKVIYMYGGEIDPSDEGHMGAGKFSGEFYALDTQTLVWNKLEDGSNSADHPGPRGWCAFAGGKSNGKHGLLVYGGNSPTNDRLDDMFFFTPRVSIE; translated from the exons ATGGCTTTTCATGGTCAATGGTCTAAG TTTGTACAGAAAGGAACAGGGCCAGGAGCAAGGAGTTCACATGCAATAGCCATAGTAGGAAGGAAGTTGTATGCCTTTGGAGGTGAATACATCCCACGAGTCCCCGTGGACAACAAGCTGTATGTCTTTGATCTTGAAGAAGACCAAACATGGTCTGTCAATGAGGCCAGTGGGGATATCCCTCCACCACGCGTGGGTGTCTCAATGGCAGCCGTAAATGACATTATCTATGTATTTGGTGGTAGGGATGTTGAACACAAGGAGCTCAATGAGCTCTACTCCTTTCACACAACCACTAACAAATGGACCCTTCTTTCTAGTGGAGAAACTGGACCGGTCCACAGAAGCTACCATTCCACAGCAACTGATGATCACCATATGTATATTTTCGGTGGTTGTGGTTTCTCAGGCCGGTTGAATGACCTTTGGGCGTATGATACCATTGATCAGAAATGGGTGATGTTCCCACTACCTGGTGGAAATTGCAAAGGAAGAGGTGGGACTGGGCTTGCTGTGGTGCAAGATAAAGTTTGGGTTGTGTATGGATTTGCGGGGAAAGAGATGGACGATGTACACTGCTTTGATCTCACTCAAAAAAAATGGGGTGAGGTTGAAACATCAGGTGAAAAGCCCACGCCCCGAAGTGTGTTTTCTACTGGTGTTGTTGGCAAGGTCATATACATGTATGGTGGAGAGATTGACCCTAGTGATGAGGGTCACATGGGTGCTGGTAAATTCTCAGGGGAATTCTATGCTTTGGACACACAAACATTGGTGTGGAACAAATTGGAGGATGGCTCCAATTCAGCTGATCATCCCGGTCCACGTGGGTGGTGTGCCTTTGCAGGTGGAAAGAGCAATGGCAAACATGGGTTGttggtttatggtggtaattCGCCTACCAATGATCGACTAGACGATATGTTCTTTTTCACCCCGCGTGTAAGTATTGAATAA